One window of Papaver somniferum cultivar HN1 chromosome 9, ASM357369v1, whole genome shotgun sequence genomic DNA carries:
- the LOC113308265 gene encoding probable aspartyl protease At4g16563, with amino-acid sequence MATSSVVLSSCILFTVLGILSLTLNFTFVLSSSSSQMVFPLTHSLSTTGFNNTHHLLKSTSVRSTTRFNHHHRHRHNHHRHHSHRQRQISLPLSPGSDYTLSLSLGSKPTQQISLYMDTGSDLVWFPCAPFDCIMCEGKYDPKVPYIKPLNYNNSADFIPCDSPLCSAVHSSLPSSDICAISNCPLESIEMSECSSFACPSFYYAYADGSFVARLYRDNLSLEPISSSSTTTQQQKSLHLKNFTFGCANTALAEPIGVAGFGGGSLSLPAQLATFSPELGNRFSYCLISHSFKFDRIRKPSPLILGRYDDQKEKKISDHGGVVPSEFIYTPMLDNPKHPYYYCVGLEAIQIGTTKIDTPMSLKRVNSKGNGGTVVDSGTTFTMLPSVVFEAVANEFGNRVGKMYKRAVETEDRTGLRPCFYYNNKNNKRGNWRVPKMVLHFTGKVSISLPQANYFFEFSGDDDEEGKKKKKKKKGEKVGCLMLGNAGEEEEGESSGPAAALGNYQQQGFEVVYDLGQRKIGFAKKKCSSLWDNLNS; translated from the coding sequence ATGGCAACTTCTTCTGTAGTACTGTCATCATGTATCTTGTTTACTGTACTAGGGATACTATCACTTACTCTGAACTTCACTTTTGTTCTTTCATCATCGTCGTCTCAAATGGTTTTCCCGCTTACACACTCTCTTTCAACAACTGGGTTCAATAACACACACCATCTCCTAAAATCAACCTCTGTTCGTTCCACCACAAGGTTCAATCATCATCATCGCCACCGTcacaaccaccaccgccaccatagTCATCGACAGCGACAAATTTCACTTCCTTTATCTCCAGGAAGTGATTATACGCTCTCTTTATCTCTAGGTTCTAAACCAACTCAACAGATTTCTCTGTACATGGATACTGGCAGTGACCTTGTCTGGTTTCCTTGTGCTCCGTTTGATTGTATTATGTGCGAAGGCAAATACGATCCTAAAGTTCCTTATATCAAACCTCTCAATTATAACAACTCTGCTGATTTCATTCCTTGTGATTCTCCACTCTGTTCTGCAGTTCATTCGTCTCTACCATCATCTGATATCTGCGCCATCTCTAATTGCCCGTTAGAATCAATAGAAATGTCAGAGTGTTCATCTTTTGCTTGTCCATCTTTTTACTATGCTTATGCTGATGGTAGTTTTGTCGCTCGTCTTTATCGTGATAATCTATCATTAGAAcctatatcttcttcttcaacaacaactcaACAACAAAAATCACTTCATCTGAAGAATTTCACATTTGGCTGTGCTAATACTGCTTTAGCTGAACCAATTGGTGTCGCTGGTTTTGGTGGTGGAAGTCTATCATTACCTGCTCAACTCGCTACTTTCTCACCCGAACTCGGTAATCGGTTCTCTTACTGTTTAATCTCTCATTCTTTCAAATTCGACCGAATTCGTAAACCGAGTCCTTTAATTCTCGGCCGATACGACgatcagaaagaaaaaaagatcagTGATCATGGTGGAGTTGTACCGAGTGAATTCATTTACACACCCATGCTTGATAATCCGAAACATCCTTACTACTACTGTGTTGGGCTAGAAGCAATTCAAATTGGTACGACCAAAATCGACACACCAATGAGTTTAAAGAGAGTAAACTCGAAAGGTAACGGCGGCACTGTGGTGGATTCTGGTACCACATTTACGATGTTGCCATCCGTAGTTTTCGAAGCCGTAGCTAATGAGTTTGGAAACCGAGTAGGAAAAATGTACAAAAGAGCCGTCGAAACCGAGGATCGGACTGGACTCAGACCGTGTTTCTATTATAACAACAAGAATAATAAGCGTGGTAATTGGAGAGTGCCAAAGATGGTTTTACATTTTACCGGGAAAGTAAGTATTAGTTTACCACAGGCGAATTACTTTTTTGAATTCAGCGGTGACGATGatgaagaggggaagaagaagaagaagaagaagaagggggagAAGGTTGGTTGTCTGATGTTGGGTAATGCGGGTGAAGAAGAGGAAGGGGAATCAAGTGGTCCAGCAGCTGCTTTAGGTAATTACCAGCAACAAGGGTTTGAAGTGGTTTATGATTTGGGACAAAGGAAAATTGGATTTGCCAAGAAGAAATGCTCATCTTTATGGGACAATCTAAACTCTTAG